In Shewanella sp. MR-4, the genomic stretch CCCTGCATGCCGTTAGTCAAGTACGTAGCATTCGCGACATTGCGTTTACTGCCGAAGGTTGGGATCAGTTTGCCTTCGATGTACTCTATGCGTTGCAGGACTAATCATTTGAATTAATATCAAAAAGGGATACCATTTAGTGACGATATTCGGGATATCTTCGCATCATTATTGCGACGTTTTCGCCAAGATAAAAACTAAGGACGTATGGCTAAAATGGTGGGGTTATCCTGTCAAAACAATGGTATTTCGTCTCTCACTTCCCTTTTGGGGGCTTTTGCTCCTGTTGATTAACGGTTGTAGCTCAATGGCAGAATTACCCGCAAAATCAATTGAAACAGCCTATCCCTTAGCCGAAAACTCCACCTTGTATCAGGTGGTAAAAAGCGCCATGGCACAGCATCCCGATCAAACGGGTGTGTTTCCCCTCGGTGATGGGGTCGATGCCTTCGTCGCTCGCTTGCTGCTGATAGAGTCCGCCGTCAGTAGTATCGATCTGCAATATTATATTTATCGCAATGATGAAACTGGCCGCTTGCTGACCTGGTTTTTATTGGATGCAGCGGAGCGCGGGGTGCGAGTGCGTTTATTGCTGGATGATATGACGAGTGCCGATATGGACGAGCGTTTAATCGCGCTGGCTCGTCACCCCAATATCAGTATTAGACTGTTTAATCCGAGTACCGAGCGTAATTACCGCGGCCTTGCCATGTTGTTTGGTTTTAGTCGCTTAAACCATAGGATGCACAATAAGTCGTTCACAGTGGACAATGTGATGACCATTGTCGGTGGACGTAATATTGGTGATGAATATTTTGCGGCGGACAAAAATCTTGAATTTGGCGATTTTGACTTGTTAGCCATGGGGGATGTCGTGCCTCAGGTGTCCAATGAGTTTGACCGATACTGGAATGCCGACTCGACCCATCCGATAGAAGTCTTGAGTGACCAAAATCCCACACAGGCGGAACTGGAAGCGCTTGCTAAGCGGGTTAGCGAACAGCGTGAGCAGTCCAAGTCGAGTGAATATGTTAAACGCTTAGCCGAGAGCCAACTATTGGCGAATTTGCAGAGCGACAACATGGCTTGGTTTTGGGGCAAAGCCTTAGTGCTGGTTGACCCGCCGGATAAGTTGCAGCAAGGCGATAAATCCACTTGGCTGCTCAGCCAGTTATTACCTTACCTGACGCAGGTGGAGTCTGAGCTGTTTATCATCTCGCCTTATTTTGTGCCGACACAATCGGGAACCGATCTGCTCACACTCTTGGCTCAATCCGGCAAGCGGGTGCGTGTGCTCACTAATAGTCTGGCGGCAACCGATGTGCTGGCGGTACATGCAGGTTATAAGCAGTATCGTAAAGCCTTGCTGGCTGCGGGCGTTGAAATCTACGAAGTGAAAGCGCAGGCGGGAGAACGCTCCCATAGCTGGCGCGGGAGTTCAAAGAGTAGTTTACATGCCAAATCATTTGTGTTTGATAATAAAAAGATATTTGTGGGGTCGTTTAATTTTGATCCCCGCTCTGCAGCGGTCAATACCGAACTTGGACTGCTGATCACTCAGCCGCAATTAAGCGAGCAAGTGACAAAAAATATTGAGGAAAAACTGGCGACCAGTACTTATCGACTTGCCTTGGAAGAGGGCGATCTCGTCTGGTGGGATGACGCCTCTAAACAGCGTTATGACAGTGAACCAGATGCCGGATTTTGGCGCGTATTTGTCGCCGATTTTCTAGGGTTACTGCCAATAGAGTCACAGTTATAAGCTAAGGTGACTAAATAGCGGTTTTAGCTGTCGCAACTCATTTTGCGAACCGCTATGATGAAAACAGAATAGATGATGAGAATTTAGGTTTATGAAAAGCAAGGCAAGTCAATCGCAGGGGCTATTACTGTTTCGGTTATCTCAAACACAGGTCTTTGCTCTGGGCACGCTTAAAATCCGTGAGTTAGTGCCTTACACTCCGCTGAGTAAAATTCCTCAATCTCATCCGACGATCATGGGGGCGGCGACGATTCGCGGCCATACCATCCCCGTGGTGGATATGGCGGCTGCGATTGGATATAAACCCATCAGTGATGAAGAACGCCAACATTGCTATATCATCATTACCGACTGCCAGCGGATGATTATCGGCTTTTTGGTGCGTGCAATCGATAAGATTATCGAGTGCAATTGGCGTGATATTGAAGCGCCATCCGCTAATTTAGGCCGTAATGCCTTTTTAACCGGGGTGACGCGCTACGATAATCAACTGGTTCAGCTACTCGACGTTGAGTTGTTGCTGTCGAAAGTCTTCCCCGATGCGCCTGAGGCCAATCGTGCGATTTTAACTGACGTGCAGCGCGAGAAGTTAAAACCCATGCGTATTCTGCTGGTGGATGATTCTAAGGTCGCGCGCAAACAACTCTCCGATGCGCTCGATAGCATCAATATCCCTTATTTTGTTACCCCAGATGGTAAAGATGCGCTCTCGATTATGGAGCAAGCTGCGGCCGAGCATCATCCGATTGATATTCTTGTCAGCGATATTGAAATGCCAGGGCTAGATGGTTATGAGCTGGCGTTTGAAGTCCGCGATAATCCACTCCTCGCCAATGCCTATATTATTCTGCATACCTCGCTGTCGAGTGAGATCAGCGTCAGCCAAGCCCATCAAGTGGGCGCAAATGAGGCGCTCACTAAGTTTGATGCCCACGAGTTGGTGGAAGCCATGCTACGGGGCGCCGATTTAGCGGCCAAGCGAGCAAACTAGTTCCTTGTTGGATTTTTGTAAGGGTTTTACAGGGGCTGAGTAATTTAATTGGCTTATTTCCCTACAAAGCTAGACAAGTTCCACCGCATCCTATAAAACCTTATTGGCCTCAATTTTGAAGGTGTGGGGTGGGGAAACTCAGCCGAAATATAATAACGATAGGTTAAGTAATGAAACAAGAATCATCTTTTTTAGCCAAGTTGGCTAATGGCAGTTTGGTGCTGCAAATTCTCGTGGGGATCATCGCTGGTGTGAGTCTAGCCAGCTTTTCACATGAAGCCGCTAAGCAAGTCGCGTTTTTAGGTAGTCTGTTTGTGGGTGCGTTAAAAGCCATTGCACCTATTCTAGTGTTTATCTTAGTTGCGTCGTCTATTGCCAATCAAAAGAAAAATACCCAAACCAATATGCGCCCGATCGTGGTGCTGTACTTATTTGGCACCTTCGCTGCCGCCTTAACCGCGGTACTGCTGAGCATGATGTTCCCGACCAACCTAGTGTTGGTTGCCGGCGTGGAGGGCACCAGTCCACCGCAGGGTATTGGTGAAGTGTTAAATACCTTACTCTTCAAACTGGTCGATAACCCAGTTAATGCCTTAATGACGGGTAACTACATCGGCATTTTGGCATGGGGTGTGGGTTTAGGTTTAGCACTGCACCATGCGAGCGATTCGACCAAACAAGTGTTTGCCGATGTGAGCCATGGTATTTCGCAAATGGTGCGTTTTATCATTCGTTTAGCGCCAATCGGTATTTTTGGTTTGGTAGCAGCGACATTTGCCGAAACTGGTTTTGCGGCGATAGCCGGCTATGCCAAATTATTGGCCGTGTTACTCGGCGCGATGGCAATTATCGCATTGATTGTTAACCCGCTGATTGTTTACGTGAAAATCAAACGTAATCCCTATCCTTTAGTGATCCGTTGTTTGCGCGAAAGTGGCGTAACCGCATTTTTCACCCGTTCAAGTGCGGCGAACATTCCGGTGAACATGGCGCTGTGTGAAAAATTAAAGCTGCATGAAGACACCTATTCTGTCTCAATCCCGCTAGGCGCAACTATTAACATGGGCGGTGCGGCGATTACCATTACTGTGCTGACCTTAGCCGCAGCCCATACCTTAGGCATTCAGGTGGATTTATTAACGGCATTACTGCTCAGTGTAGTGGCGGCGATTTCGGCCTGTGGTGCATCCGGTGTGGCTGGTGGTTCGTTACTGCTTATTCCGCTGGCCTGTAGCCTGTTTGGTATTTCCAATGATGTGGCCATGCAAGTGGTTGCCGTTGGCTTTATTATCGGGGTTATCCAAGATGCGGCCGAAACCGCACTGAATAGTTCTACGGACGTGATTTTTACCGCCGCAGCTTGTGAAGCCGCTGAAAACAAAGCTAAACTTGGATAAAGTGTGCTGTTGTTAGTGTAGAAAAAGTATCATAAGAGCAGTCACCTCGGTGGCTGCTTTTTTTATGGGAGTAGTTATGATCCTTTTCGATTTTAAGGACTTAGGTGCGGCTAAGTCTTGGTATGGCGTCAATGATACTGTGATGGGCGGCCTGTCACGCAGTAAGCTCACCATCTCTCCGTTAGGTTATGGGATGTTTAGTGGCCATGTGTCGCTGGCCAATGGTGGTGGGTTTGCCTCGGTGCGCTGCGAGTTTGCACCGCTTAATGTCGGGGAGTTTAGTGGGATTTACCTCGAACTCGACCGCGACAGAAGCAAGCATTACAAAGTGAATCTTAAGGATGCCGAGACGCCGCAGAGCACGGTTTATCAAGCGCCTATGCCCGATGCTAAGCATCAATCCTTTGGCGTTAACGGTGGCAGTATTATTCACTGGCAGCGTATTGAAATCCCTTTTACGGCGTTTCATCCCCAGTGCCGTGGTAAACCGATTGAGCGTGCTGCGATAGATTTAAGCCGTTTGACTAGTATAGGGCTGGTGATTGGCGCGCAGCAAAGTGGTGATTTTTCGTTGAAGATTAGATCGATAGGTTGTTATTAAAGGGATAAACCTAAGTTTATCCCTTTGAGTTAACCGCTCACTTTAGAGCGATTTAGGCGCCGACAATCCCCAAGGGCGTGGCATGCTTCCACGCGCCGCGGGTAAAGTCGGGGAAATTGACCGAGTTGCTGCGGTTATTCAGCGATTGCTCACTTAAAATATTCACCACAGACCAAGCGGCGCCATCGTACACATCCTGATCGAGCGCCTCGCCGTTACGTAGGCAATAAACCATACGCCAGAGCATTACAAAATCCATCCCGCCGTGACCGCCGTTGATTTCGGCTTCTTTACCGATTCGTTGCCAGAGTGGGTGATCGTATTTGTCATACCACTTTTGCATGTCCATATCCCACTCGTGGTAACTCTTACCAAAACCGCCATGCTCAACGGCAATCCGGTTTGGGAACCCGGCAAAAACGCCATTGGTACCTTGGATAAGGTTATGGCGGCTGTAGGGCCGAGGGGTGGTGGTATCGTGCTGAACCATAATGGTTCGGCCCTTAACGGTTTTAATCAGACTCGTGCTCATATCGCCATTGATATACTTGAGCTGATTACGCTCATGATCGGCGGGAAACTCACGTTTGGCATACAGCGTGCGCCCGAGCGCGGGTGAACTCATGGAGGTGAGATAATCGAAACGGTCACCGCGGTTGATGTTCATATATTGAGAAATCGGCCCTAACCCGTGGGTCGGATATAAGTTACCGTTGCGTTTGGTGTGCCAGTAGGTGCGCCACGAACCGGTTTTATGGTCGATTTCCTTCATTTGCCAGCGCAGCTCATGGATATAAGCGGCCTCACCGTGGAGCAACTCGCCAAACACACCTTGGCGCACCATATTGAGCACCATCAATTCTTCGCGGCCGTAATTGACGTTCTCCATCATCATGCAGTTTTTCTGAGTGCGTTCGGCAGTGTCGACAAGTTGCCAGCATTCTTCCACTGTCAGTGCCAGTGGCACTTCCACAAAGGCGTGTTTACCACTTTCCATGGTATCTATGGCCATGGGAGCGTGCCATTCCCATGGGGTCGAAATAATCACAATATCGATATCATCGCGGTTTAACAGCTCGCGATAGCTGAGATCATTCCCCGTGTAGACGGCTGGTTTTGGCCGGTTTTGGTTAACGATATGTTCAACGGCTCTATCGATAACGGCTTGGTGCGTATCACAAATGGCTTTAAGTTCTACGCCTTCTAAGTGACAGAATTGTTCGACATGGCTAAAACCCCGCTCTCCCACACCGATAAAACCGACTCTAACCAGCTCCATTTTCGGGGCGATAAGTCCAATAACGGATTTTCCTACGCGGGGTTTAGGGGCAACGCTGCTGGCGTTGGCATTGAGGGCAATATTGGCCGTAACCAGGCCTGCGGTAACGGCGCCCGCGGCTTTTAGAAAATGGCGGCGATGAATATTGTGCATAAGCTTCCTGCATTATTTTTGATTATTTGTAGGGCGATATATATCCCGTTTGTTATATCAGAATCCTAAGCTGAGTGAATAATAAAAGATGTAACAAGCTCATTCGTGGGAATGAATGCGCAAGATGTGAAATAAGGTATTTATCTTTACTTTAGCGATAGGTAAATAGTGATAAAGATCGCGTTTTTATTTTCTAATTAAGCTACACTGCCGATTAATTAATCAGGCGAAATTATCTTTTAGTTTTTAAACGTTTAGCAAATTTAATTTAACCAAAAAATTACATTTTATGGTGGATTTGGGGTAATTTGCGACTCGGGGGAGTAAAGCGGTAAATGGGTTCTATGCTTAATGTACTACCACAACTGACGTTCACTTTTGGTGAGTGGGTATTGCATAAGGATATCAGGATGTCTGGGATTGAAAAACGCCGTCGCCTTCATTGGCGGGAGTCAGATATGCAAAATCGAGAAATTATTGGTCGTTGGTTAGATGAGCGTCCACTGCTTGGTGACAAAATTACCCTCTATAAAGAAGCGGACAAATATTATTTAGAAACTTGGTTTAGCGATGGCTGCCATAGTTTGGATGAAGTGAATCTGTCCAATACGCCGCTGGGCCAAAAAGTGGAAGATGTCGGCGGCAACTTCTTCGGTGAATATTTTATGGTGACGCCTGCTATGCAACTGCAGTTTTGCAATGAGCAGGGCAGTTATTTCCAAGTCGATAAGTTGATGGCGGATATTGATTTCAATCAGCGCGTGGCTTAATGAGTCGCAGTGAAATACGCTAACCAATAAATCGGCAAATACTAAGCCGATTGGCTAAATACGAGGTCGCTTAAGGCGACCTCGTGTCTTTTTAAGGCCTATCCATTAATTAGGGTTATTGCTTAAGGTTATGCGCTAAACCGAGAACGGATGCTTACTGTAAAAATGCATGGCTTTACCCGAGTAAGGATGGGTAAAACGTAAACTTTGGGCGTGAAGGCAGAGTCTCGGTCTGGCTTTTATCACTTCATCATCGCCATAAAATTCATCCCCAAGAATGGGATGCCCCAAGGCAAGCATATGCACCCTCAGTTGGTGGGTTCGGCCCGTTTGTGGCGTTAATTCGACTAAGGTGCTGTTTTCGCGTCTTTCTAGCACTCGGTAATGGGTCTGAGCACTCTTTGCGCCAGCCGTCCCCGGCATTTGAGTCTTTTGATAGGGCGGGTGCTCGGGATCGGGCGCAATGGCTAAATCGATTATCCCTGCATCCTTTGCAATCACACCCATGACCTCGGCGACATACACTTTCTCGTTTTGCCTATCTTGGAACTGGGTCTTTAACTGGGACTCAGCCTTTTTGTTGCGGGCAAACACCATAATGCCAGAAGTGGCGCAATCGAGTCGATGCACGAGAATGGTGTCAGGATACAAGCGTTGTAGTCGGGTGAGGGCACAATCGAAGGTATGTGCGGCTCGGCCGGGGTTAGACAACAATCCAGAAGGTTTATTAATAATGATCAAATCCCTATCTTGATAGCGAAGATCTATCCAAGGGACTGAAGGGGGGTGGTAATCAAATATCTGCATCGTATCCTCATCATTTGCGCGGCCATACTAGCAAAA encodes the following:
- a CDS encoding phospholipase D family protein codes for the protein MTIFGISSHHYCDVFAKIKTKDVWLKWWGYPVKTMVFRLSLPFWGLLLLLINGCSSMAELPAKSIETAYPLAENSTLYQVVKSAMAQHPDQTGVFPLGDGVDAFVARLLLIESAVSSIDLQYYIYRNDETGRLLTWFLLDAAERGVRVRLLLDDMTSADMDERLIALARHPNISIRLFNPSTERNYRGLAMLFGFSRLNHRMHNKSFTVDNVMTIVGGRNIGDEYFAADKNLEFGDFDLLAMGDVVPQVSNEFDRYWNADSTHPIEVLSDQNPTQAELEALAKRVSEQREQSKSSEYVKRLAESQLLANLQSDNMAWFWGKALVLVDPPDKLQQGDKSTWLLSQLLPYLTQVESELFIISPYFVPTQSGTDLLTLLAQSGKRVRVLTNSLAATDVLAVHAGYKQYRKALLAAGVEIYEVKAQAGERSHSWRGSSKSSLHAKSFVFDNKKIFVGSFNFDPRSAAVNTELGLLITQPQLSEQVTKNIEEKLATSTYRLALEEGDLVWWDDASKQRYDSEPDAGFWRVFVADFLGLLPIESQL
- a CDS encoding chemotaxis protein CheV, encoding MKSKASQSQGLLLFRLSQTQVFALGTLKIRELVPYTPLSKIPQSHPTIMGAATIRGHTIPVVDMAAAIGYKPISDEERQHCYIIITDCQRMIIGFLVRAIDKIIECNWRDIEAPSANLGRNAFLTGVTRYDNQLVQLLDVELLLSKVFPDAPEANRAILTDVQREKLKPMRILLVDDSKVARKQLSDALDSINIPYFVTPDGKDALSIMEQAAAEHHPIDILVSDIEMPGLDGYELAFEVRDNPLLANAYIILHTSLSSEISVSQAHQVGANEALTKFDAHELVEAMLRGADLAAKRAN
- the sstT gene encoding serine/threonine transporter SstT, which codes for MKQESSFLAKLANGSLVLQILVGIIAGVSLASFSHEAAKQVAFLGSLFVGALKAIAPILVFILVASSIANQKKNTQTNMRPIVVLYLFGTFAAALTAVLLSMMFPTNLVLVAGVEGTSPPQGIGEVLNTLLFKLVDNPVNALMTGNYIGILAWGVGLGLALHHASDSTKQVFADVSHGISQMVRFIIRLAPIGIFGLVAATFAETGFAAIAGYAKLLAVLLGAMAIIALIVNPLIVYVKIKRNPYPLVIRCLRESGVTAFFTRSSAANIPVNMALCEKLKLHEDTYSVSIPLGATINMGGAAITITVLTLAAAHTLGIQVDLLTALLLSVVAAISACGASGVAGGSLLLIPLACSLFGISNDVAMQVVAVGFIIGVIQDAAETALNSSTDVIFTAAACEAAENKAKLG
- a CDS encoding CIA30 family protein, with product MILFDFKDLGAAKSWYGVNDTVMGGLSRSKLTISPLGYGMFSGHVSLANGGGFASVRCEFAPLNVGEFSGIYLELDRDRSKHYKVNLKDAETPQSTVYQAPMPDAKHQSFGVNGGSIIHWQRIEIPFTAFHPQCRGKPIERAAIDLSRLTSIGLVIGAQQSGDFSLKIRSIGCY
- a CDS encoding Gfo/Idh/MocA family oxidoreductase → MHNIHRRHFLKAAGAVTAGLVTANIALNANASSVAPKPRVGKSVIGLIAPKMELVRVGFIGVGERGFSHVEQFCHLEGVELKAICDTHQAVIDRAVEHIVNQNRPKPAVYTGNDLSYRELLNRDDIDIVIISTPWEWHAPMAIDTMESGKHAFVEVPLALTVEECWQLVDTAERTQKNCMMMENVNYGREELMVLNMVRQGVFGELLHGEAAYIHELRWQMKEIDHKTGSWRTYWHTKRNGNLYPTHGLGPISQYMNINRGDRFDYLTSMSSPALGRTLYAKREFPADHERNQLKYINGDMSTSLIKTVKGRTIMVQHDTTTPRPYSRHNLIQGTNGVFAGFPNRIAVEHGGFGKSYHEWDMDMQKWYDKYDHPLWQRIGKEAEINGGHGGMDFVMLWRMVYCLRNGEALDQDVYDGAAWSVVNILSEQSLNNRSNSVNFPDFTRGAWKHATPLGIVGA
- a CDS encoding RluA family pseudouridine synthase, producing the protein MQIFDYHPPSVPWIDLRYQDRDLIIINKPSGLLSNPGRAAHTFDCALTRLQRLYPDTILVHRLDCATSGIMVFARNKKAESQLKTQFQDRQNEKVYVAEVMGVIAKDAGIIDLAIAPDPEHPPYQKTQMPGTAGAKSAQTHYRVLERRENSTLVELTPQTGRTHQLRVHMLALGHPILGDEFYGDDEVIKARPRLCLHAQSLRFTHPYSGKAMHFYSKHPFSV